A region from the Lutra lutra chromosome 1, mLutLut1.2, whole genome shotgun sequence genome encodes:
- the CHST13 gene encoding carbohydrate sulfotransferase 13: MGRRCWPRRALAAACLGAVLLLLGAAPRALSPAFENSLGSGWLGGKRRSPLQMLYDLDQGPRSALAEVHRQRRDLLRRACSRHTRRQRLLGPEDLRHVLVDDAHGLLYCYVPKVACTNWKRVLLALSGRARGDPLSIPAHEAHAPGRLPSLADFSPAEINRRLRAYLAVLFVREPFERLASAYRNKFARPYSAAFQQRYGTRIVRRLRPRAHPDALARGHDVRFAEFLAYLLDPRTRREEPFNEHWERAHALCHPCRLRYDVVGKFETLAEDAAFVLGLVGASGLRFPGPPPRAKGAAARDLAERLFRDISPFYQRRLFDLYRMDFLLFNYSAPSYLRLH; the protein is encoded by the exons CATTTGAAAACAGCTTGGGCTCTGGCTGGCttggtgggaagaggaggagtcCCCTGCAGATGCTTTATGACTTGGACCAG GGCCCGCGCTCTGCCCTGGCCGAAGTGCACCGGCAGCGGCGGGACCTGCTGCGCCGCGCCTGCAGTCGCCACACGCGCCGGCAGCGCCTGCTGGGGCCCGAGGACCTGCGGCACGTGCTGGTGGACGACGCGCACGGCCTGCTCTACTGCTACGTGCCCAAGGTGGCCTGCACTAACTGGAAGCGCGTGCTGCTGGCGCTGAGCGGCCGCGCCCGCGGCGACCCACTCTCCATCCCCGCGCACGAGGCGCATGCGCCGGGCCGCCTGCCCTCGCTGGCCGACTTCAGCCCGGCCGAGATCAACCGGCGGCTGCGCGCCTACCTGGCCGTCCTCTTCGTGCGCGAGCCCTTCGAGCGCCTGGCGTCGGCCTACCGCAACAAGTTCGCGCGGCCCTACAGCGCGGCCTTCCAGCAGCGCTACGGCACGCGCATCGTGCGGCGCCTGAGGCCGCGCGCGCACCCCGACGCGCTAGCGCGCGGCCACGACGTGCGCTTCGCGGAGTTCCTGGCCTACCTGCTGGACCCGCGCACGCGCCGCGAGGAGCCCTTCAACGAGCACTGGGAGCGCGCGCACGCCCTCTGCCACCCGTGCCGCCTGCGCTACGACGTGGTGGGCAAGTTCGAAACGCTGGCGGAGGACGCGGCCTTCGTGCTGGGCCTGGTGGGCGCGTCCGGCCTGCGCTTCCCGGGGCCCCCGCCCCGGGCCAAGGGGGCTGCCGCCCGCGACCTGGCTGAGCGCCTCTTCCGGGACATTAGCCCCTTCTACCAGCGGCGCCTCTTCGACCTCTACAGGATGGACTTCTTGCTCTTCAACTACTCTGCCCCTTCCTACCTGCGGCTGCACTAG